A genome region from Macrotis lagotis isolate mMagLag1 chromosome 4, bilby.v1.9.chrom.fasta, whole genome shotgun sequence includes the following:
- the LOC141520219 gene encoding olfactory receptor 4F6-like, with the protein MNELNHSMVSEFVFLGISSSWNIELSLLVFATIFYMAVVLGNIFIILAVISDSHLHSPMYFLLANLSIIDLCLSTVAIPKMIYDLFYEHKVISFYGCYTQIFFIHFMGGTEMVLLISMAFDRYIAICKPLHYLTIMNPKMCIVLLVSAWVIGLIHSVIQLAFVVNLPFCGPNEIDSFYCDLPRFIKLACMDTYKLEFIVTANSGFISIGSMFLLFISYIYILVTVQKHSSSGLSKALSTLSAHISVVILFFGPCIFFYVWPFPTKPVDKFLAVIDLIITPVLNPSIYTFRNKDMKAAMKRLIGQIVSFRKIL; encoded by the coding sequence ATGAATGAACTGAATCATTCCATGGTGTCAGAGTTTGTGTTCCTGGGAATATCCAGTTCTTGGAATATAGAGCTTAGTCTCTTGGTGTTTGCCACCATTTTCTATATGGCTGTCGTGTTGGGAAACATCTTTATTATACTTGCAGTGATCTCTGATAGTCATCTTCATTCTCCGATGTATTTTTTGTTGGCCAACCTCTCTATTATTGATTTGTGTCTCTCCACTGTTGCAATTCCCAAGATGATTTATGACCTTTTTTATGAGCACAAGGTCATATCATTCTATGGTTGTTACACCcagatatttttcattcattttatgggAGGAACTGAGATGGTGCTACTCATTTCTATGGCATTTGATAGATATATTGCTATATGCAAGCCTCTTCACTATTTGACCATTATGAACCCCAAAATGTGTATTGTTCTTCTGGTATCTGCTTGGGTCATCGGCCTTATACACTCAGTGATCCAGTTGGCTTTTGTGGTGAATCTGCCTTTCTGTGGTCCTAATGAAATTGACAGTTTTTATTGTGATCTTCCTCGATTCATCAAATTGGCCTGCATGGACACCTATAAGTTGGAGTTCATTGTTACAGCTAACAGTGGTTTCATCTCTATTGGCAGCATGTTTCTCTTATTCATTTCCTATATTTACATCTTGGTCACTGTTCAGAAACATTCTTCAAGTGGATTGTCCAAGGCTCTCTCTACTCTTTCAGCTCACATCAGTGTGGTGATCTTATTCTTTGGTCCATGTATCTTTTTTTATGTGTGGCCTTTCCCTACAAAGCCAGTGGATAAATTTCTTGCTGTTATTGACTTAATTATCACCCCTGTCTTAAATCCATCAATTTATACATTTAGAAACAAAGATATGAAGGCAGCAATGAAGAGACTGATTGGCCAGATAGtgagttttaggaaaattttaTGA